A single region of the Thermococcus zilligii AN1 genome encodes:
- the engB gene encoding GTP-binding protein EngB, whose product MIIFVGRSNVGKSTLIYQLTGKKVRRGKRPGVTRRPVEVEWGGRKVVDMPGFGFMGGLPEEVQERVKDEIVRFIEENAEKIELAVLVVDGKSAPEIIERWEKRGEIPIDVEFYSFLRELGIPTIVAVNKVDRVKNPEQTLGFLAEKMGIRPEEREEVMIPVSAKFGTNVDLLRREIIKRVEGTQRTSRTT is encoded by the coding sequence ATGATAATATTTGTGGGGCGCTCCAACGTGGGAAAGAGCACGCTGATATACCAATTAACCGGAAAAAAAGTTCGCAGGGGCAAACGCCCTGGCGTAACGAGAAGGCCGGTCGAAGTGGAATGGGGGGGCAGAAAGGTTGTGGACATGCCCGGCTTTGGGTTCATGGGCGGCCTGCCAGAAGAGGTTCAGGAGCGGGTTAAGGACGAGATCGTCAGGTTCATAGAGGAGAACGCCGAGAAAATCGAGCTGGCCGTTCTGGTTGTGGACGGAAAATCCGCCCCCGAGATAATAGAGAGGTGGGAGAAGAGGGGGGAGATACCCATAGACGTTGAGTTTTATTCATTTCTTCGGGAACTTGGAATTCCGACGATAGTGGCGGTCAACAAGGTGGACAGGGTCAAAAATCCGGAGCAAACGCTCGGATTCCTGGCCGAGAAGATGGGTATTAGGCCAGAAGAGAGGGAAGAGGTAATGATTCCGGTATCGGCTAAATTCGGCACGAACGTTGACCTCCTCAGGAGGGAGATCATAAAAAGAGTTGAAGGAACTCAGAGAACCTCAAGAACAACGTGA
- a CDS encoding Lrp/AsnC ligand binding domain-containing protein, with protein sequence MKLLKKLYDEGKPIEVHTVEKTQDDLAKELGVTRQALSNHLKILKELGYIRTGRGFIDLTEKALELLGEKRGGVFIFVRIEPTKRKQVYAEIKKMNVKRIYRVTGDIDLIIEADKGHLDKILEEIASIEGVKETVTHVVLEVL encoded by the coding sequence ATGAAGCTCCTGAAGAAACTTTACGATGAAGGGAAACCGATTGAAGTTCACACCGTTGAAAAGACCCAGGATGACCTGGCTAAGGAGCTGGGGGTAACGAGGCAGGCCCTCAGCAATCACCTCAAGATCCTCAAGGAGCTTGGCTACATCAGAACCGGCAGGGGCTTCATAGACCTGACGGAGAAAGCCCTCGAACTCCTTGGGGAGAAAAGAGGTGGCGTCTTTATCTTCGTCAGAATAGAGCCGACGAAGAGGAAACAAGTTTACGCAGAAATCAAAAAGATGAACGTAAAGAGGATCTACCGCGTCACCGGGGACATAGACCTCATCATCGAGGCCGACAAGGGACATCTCGACAAGATACTGGAGGAGATAGCCTCCATTGAGGGGGTTAAAGAAACGGTGACTCACGTTGTTCTTGAGGTTCTCTGA
- a CDS encoding Clp1/GlmU family protein, with amino-acid sequence MEQINKAGYTTEVPEDRLSLVGLLDEIGSGRIIFIGDVDSGKTTTVSYVANSLLSMGYRVAVVDSDVGQKSILPPATVSLGILDGPVAHIGEAVPVAHYFIGTTTPSQYIGETVVGVKRLADIGSKMADFVLIDTTGFVSGPGLELKRMKVELLRPELVVFIGEGEDLRRLESSIGSLARVFHAEKSRLVRPYSHEERKIIRAAKWRAYFSGSRMVEVDLNEFPVSGTAMFAGRPLLQEEIELIGKLHEWVVFTGWKNREGYVVVKAESGRPKSYNWSVIKAIDIEKLSNLLVGFIDGEGLCLGLGIIKWPKLSSGKLEILTPLTDEELARAREIRLGRIRVTEEGEELELLRREEL; translated from the coding sequence ATGGAGCAAATAAACAAAGCGGGCTACACAACGGAAGTTCCGGAGGATAGACTTTCCCTGGTCGGTCTTCTCGACGAGATCGGTTCCGGGAGGATAATTTTTATAGGTGATGTTGACAGCGGAAAGACCACGACCGTTTCCTATGTGGCAAATTCCCTTTTATCAATGGGTTATAGAGTGGCCGTGGTGGACAGCGATGTTGGACAGAAGAGCATACTCCCTCCGGCTACGGTGAGCCTCGGCATTCTTGACGGGCCCGTGGCCCACATAGGCGAGGCGGTTCCGGTGGCCCATTATTTCATCGGGACGACAACTCCTTCACAGTACATCGGAGAGACGGTGGTGGGGGTTAAAAGGCTCGCTGATATAGGTTCAAAGATGGCGGACTTCGTTCTGATCGATACAACGGGGTTCGTTAGCGGGCCCGGACTTGAGCTAAAGCGCATGAAAGTTGAACTCCTGAGGCCAGAGTTAGTAGTTTTTATAGGGGAGGGTGAAGATCTTCGCAGGCTCGAAAGTTCGATTGGCTCTCTTGCCAGGGTCTTTCACGCTGAGAAAAGCAGGCTTGTAAGGCCCTATTCTCATGAGGAGAGAAAGATAATAAGGGCCGCAAAGTGGCGGGCATACTTCTCGGGGTCCCGGATGGTGGAAGTCGACCTGAACGAGTTCCCCGTTTCCGGGACAGCCATGTTCGCCGGCAGACCCCTGCTTCAGGAGGAAATAGAGCTGATCGGAAAGCTCCACGAATGGGTAGTCTTCACCGGCTGGAAGAACAGAGAAGGCTACGTCGTCGTGAAGGCCGAGTCAGGAAGACCCAAGTCCTACAACTGGTCGGTCATCAAAGCAATAGACATCGAGAAGCTGAGCAACTTACTCGTTGGCTTTATAGATGGGGAAGGCCTCTGCCTTGGCCTCGGGATCATAAAATGGCCGAAGCTCAGCAGCGGAAAACTGGAGATCCTGACCCCCCTGACTGACGAAGAACTGGCAAGGGCACGTGAAATCCGGCTCGGAAGGATAAGGGTAACTGAAGAGGGGGAGGAGCTGGAACTCCTCAGAAGGGAGGAGCTTTAG
- a CDS encoding geranylgeranylglycerol-phosphate geranylgeranyltransferase produces MELKAFIEITRPHNCLLAGLVGVLGSIVAAGHLPSAGKTALVFLVVVLGCAGGNTINDYFDYEIDKINRPDRPLPRGAMKRSTALWYSFLLFAAGLAFSVFISPYAFLFALVAYAAMVIYAWKLKPTPLIGNLVVAALTGATPLYGALGVGEIGLAGTLALCAFLVNVAREIVKDIEDVEGDLEKGARTLPILIGKRKAAYLASFFGVLTVIASFLPVKAGVGVGYYAMLPVDAIILYASYIILGDQSKETAHRSQLLLKVSIFLAVAAFLMAAVV; encoded by the coding sequence ATGGAGTTGAAGGCTTTCATCGAGATCACGAGGCCGCATAACTGCCTGCTGGCCGGTCTTGTTGGCGTCCTCGGTTCAATAGTAGCGGCAGGGCACCTCCCGAGCGCCGGTAAAACAGCGCTGGTCTTCCTTGTTGTTGTTCTGGGCTGTGCCGGCGGAAACACAATAAACGACTACTTCGACTACGAGATAGACAAAATAAACCGCCCCGATAGACCGCTCCCCAGGGGTGCAATGAAAAGATCAACGGCTCTGTGGTATTCGTTCCTCCTATTCGCTGCTGGGTTAGCTTTCTCGGTTTTCATAAGCCCCTATGCTTTCCTGTTTGCGCTGGTGGCGTACGCTGCAATGGTAATCTACGCCTGGAAGCTCAAACCCACGCCGCTGATAGGCAACCTTGTCGTTGCGGCCTTAACGGGTGCAACCCCGCTCTACGGTGCATTGGGTGTTGGAGAAATTGGCCTCGCGGGGACTCTTGCCCTCTGTGCCTTTCTGGTAAACGTGGCCAGAGAAATCGTGAAGGACATTGAAGACGTTGAGGGAGACCTGGAAAAAGGCGCCAGAACCCTTCCGATACTCATCGGAAAAAGAAAAGCGGCCTACCTCGCTTCCTTCTTTGGAGTCCTGACAGTCATTGCGTCCTTTCTCCCCGTTAAAGCGGGTGTTGGCGTTGGATACTACGCCATGCTTCCCGTGGATGCGATAATCCTCTATGCCAGCTACATAATCCTGGGGGATCAGAGCAAAGAAACCGCCCACAGGTCCCAGTTACTGCTCAAAGTGAGCATATTCCTGGCCGTTGCGGCCTTTCTCATGGCAGCAGTTGTGTGA
- a CDS encoding OB-fold nucleic acid binding domain-containing protein → MKKRLPANRLYISDILDGYYIKSDGDLEPNYLITKDARKVYRVKIVATVVREPFISEDETYGKFQLDDGTGTIWALAFRDDTRFVKLVRKGDLVQVIGKVAEWRDDKQILVEGVARVDPNMMILHRFETLKEKAEHAVKARAAFEIYDLYGITAKAKVIAKNKGVSEDLLLTIDELYTLMLEHRSAEVEEELFEEEVEEEKPEENPELEKAKKAVMDLLKEKAKPLSHRFIVKKLSQEFSEELIEEAITRLLAEGEIYEPETGYYEPL, encoded by the coding sequence ATGAAAAAGCGCCTCCCTGCGAACAGGCTCTACATCAGCGATATTCTCGATGGCTACTACATCAAAAGCGACGGGGACCTTGAACCCAACTACCTGATAACAAAGGATGCAAGGAAGGTTTACCGCGTAAAGATCGTTGCCACAGTCGTCAGGGAACCTTTCATCAGCGAGGACGAGACCTACGGAAAGTTCCAGCTCGATGATGGAACTGGTACAATATGGGCCCTTGCCTTCCGGGACGATACCCGCTTCGTCAAGCTCGTCAGGAAAGGTGACCTCGTTCAGGTCATAGGAAAAGTAGCGGAGTGGCGCGACGACAAGCAGATACTTGTGGAGGGCGTTGCCAGGGTGGATCCCAACATGATGATCCTCCACCGCTTTGAGACGCTGAAGGAAAAGGCAGAACACGCAGTAAAGGCCAGGGCGGCCTTTGAGATATACGACCTCTACGGAATAACGGCGAAGGCCAAGGTTATAGCCAAGAACAAAGGAGTCAGCGAAGACCTTCTCCTCACCATAGACGAGCTCTACACCCTGATGCTCGAGCATAGGAGTGCCGAGGTTGAGGAAGAGCTCTTCGAGGAGGAAGTCGAAGAGGAGAAACCAGAAGAAAACCCGGAACTTGAAAAAGCCAAAAAGGCGGTCATGGATCTGCTGAAGGAAAAGGCCAAGCCTCTGTCCCACAGGTTCATCGTTAAGAAGCTCTCCCAGGAGTTCAGTGAAGAGCTCATAGAAGAGGCCATAACACGCCTTCTTGCGGAGGGAGAAATCTACGAGCCCGAAACGGGCTACTACGAGCCCCTATGA
- a CDS encoding replication factor A complex, RPA14 subunit produces MEEQTLKRRKPAVERKIAEIGEEDTRVALIGKAFKIDKMDYTFWIDDGTGVILVESEDNVLPEPGQLVRVIGRVIREENGIHIYGEVIQDFSGADLDALEEVRELEREYLPKIERMTAFWEGGEEL; encoded by the coding sequence ATGGAAGAACAAACCCTTAAAAGGAGAAAACCGGCCGTTGAGAGAAAGATAGCGGAGATAGGTGAAGAAGACACCCGTGTCGCCCTCATAGGAAAGGCTTTCAAGATTGACAAGATGGACTACACCTTCTGGATCGACGACGGTACGGGGGTTATCCTCGTCGAGAGCGAGGACAACGTTCTTCCAGAGCCGGGACAGCTCGTCAGGGTTATCGGAAGGGTGATAAGGGAGGAAAATGGAATCCACATCTACGGTGAAGTCATTCAGGACTTCAGCGGTGCCGATCTGGATGCGCTTGAGGAGGTAAGGGAGCTCGAAAGAGAGTACCTCCCGAAGATTGAAAGGATGACGGCTTTCTGGGAGGGGGGTGAGGAGCTATGA
- a CDS encoding OB-fold nucleic acid binding domain-containing protein, producing the protein MVVLTKDDIVNLIRSRTGMGPDEIEKRIREIMRRESIGEHAAALLLAEELGVSIEGEEEPLRIADLVPGMERVNIVARVLRKYPAREYVKKDGGRGIVASMVIYDSTGKARLVLWDSQVSKYYNEINPGDVIKVIDPSVREGRNGVELHVNFRSRIIVNPTDDPRVGELPPLEEVRSYNYRRVKIASLMDGEKFVELRGTISRLYRVTVYNACPQCRRKVDRDPATGKWICIEHGEVEPVKITVVDFGLDDGSGYIRVTLFGEDAADLLGVDPEEIYRKQNELIEAGATLKEAARKLAEEEFYTVLGQEIVVRGNVVEDKFFGLILKAFGWDPVDYRRELGLVKGELKEALKKIDSGLQG; encoded by the coding sequence ATGGTGGTGCTTACGAAGGACGACATAGTGAACCTCATCCGGTCCAGAACCGGGATGGGCCCCGACGAGATTGAGAAGAGGATCAGGGAAATAATGAGAAGGGAGAGCATAGGTGAACACGCCGCCGCTTTACTTCTGGCAGAAGAGCTGGGTGTAAGCATAGAAGGTGAGGAAGAGCCCCTCCGCATAGCCGATCTTGTCCCAGGCATGGAGAGGGTGAACATCGTTGCGAGGGTTCTCAGGAAGTATCCCGCGAGGGAGTACGTGAAGAAAGACGGGGGTAGAGGCATCGTGGCAAGCATGGTCATCTATGACTCAACGGGTAAAGCCAGGCTCGTTCTCTGGGATTCCCAGGTTTCGAAGTACTACAACGAGATAAACCCCGGCGACGTTATCAAGGTCATCGACCCCTCGGTCAGGGAAGGCAGAAACGGCGTTGAACTGCACGTCAACTTCAGGAGCAGGATAATCGTCAACCCCACGGATGACCCGCGCGTTGGAGAGTTACCCCCACTCGAGGAAGTCCGGAGTTACAACTACAGACGCGTCAAGATAGCCAGCCTCATGGACGGTGAGAAGTTCGTTGAATTGAGGGGAACAATATCAAGGCTTTACCGCGTTACCGTGTACAACGCCTGCCCGCAGTGCAGGAGAAAAGTTGACCGCGACCCGGCAACGGGGAAGTGGATCTGCATTGAGCACGGCGAAGTCGAGCCCGTGAAGATAACCGTTGTTGACTTCGGCCTGGACGACGGCTCCGGATACATCAGGGTCACCCTCTTCGGGGAAGACGCCGCCGACCTCCTGGGCGTTGATCCGGAGGAGATATACCGGAAGCAGAATGAACTTATCGAGGCGGGGGCAACTCTCAAGGAAGCCGCCAGGAAGCTCGCTGAGGAAGAGTTTTACACAGTTCTCGGACAGGAAATCGTCGTTAGGGGTAACGTGGTCGAGGACAAGTTCTTCGGCCTGATACTGAAGGCCTTTGGCTGGGATCCGGTGGACTACAGGAGAGAACTTGGCCTCGTTAAAGGCGAGCTTAAGGAGGCCCTCAAAAAGATAGATTCCGGGCTTCAGGGGTGA
- the scpB gene encoding SMC-Scp complex subunit ScpB: MGLLEDKALVEAALFVSGRPLSLNELSKALGIKSLDYLEKLIELIAAEYAERKSAIEVVRVLGDKFVMQVKQEYSQKVIHLMPKPDLRTGELKTLALIAYLQPIEQSKIIKLRGSQAYEHIKKLMEMGLIYAEPHEKTKLLGTTQKFAELYGFPENDPMVIKEAFRKVVHAEYADIIEKLEGEGSDGTEAGAEADKNDGVEESP, translated from the coding sequence ATGGGACTGCTCGAAGACAAGGCCCTGGTTGAGGCGGCCCTCTTCGTTTCTGGAAGGCCCCTGAGTTTGAATGAGCTCTCTAAGGCCCTTGGGATAAAATCCCTCGACTACCTTGAAAAGCTAATCGAGCTGATAGCGGCTGAATACGCGGAGAGGAAGAGCGCCATAGAAGTTGTCAGGGTTTTAGGGGACAAGTTCGTCATGCAGGTCAAGCAGGAGTACAGCCAGAAGGTCATCCACCTCATGCCAAAGCCCGACCTGAGGACGGGCGAGCTGAAGACCCTTGCCCTAATAGCCTACCTCCAGCCCATAGAGCAGAGCAAGATCATAAAGCTCCGCGGGAGCCAGGCCTACGAGCATATCAAAAAGCTCATGGAGATGGGGCTTATCTACGCTGAACCCCACGAGAAAACCAAACTCCTCGGCACGACCCAGAAGTTCGCCGAACTGTACGGCTTCCCGGAGAACGACCCGATGGTAATCAAGGAGGCCTTCAGGAAGGTGGTTCACGCCGAGTACGCGGACATCATTGAGAAGCTCGAGGGCGAGGGTTCTGACGGGACTGAAGCAGGGGCCGAAGCTGACAAAAATGACGGGGTTGAAGAGTCCCCTTGA
- a CDS encoding CGP-CTERM sorting domain-containing protein, which produces MGGKMKVPRALLALTLSLAFLALPVASASDWKFDKSKVHFYMYGLSTCPHCRNMKQLIPEVYGSDKLTYYELNGNQYNIRAFNNISSLTGITGVPAIGIVYDGQLVAVIEGEFNVSATPEIVKAAIDRNGTILLVGGGAYLIPHNTTGGMNLTNALYELFVRPTATTTTTSKGGGGICGPATVIGLSAIPILLRRRR; this is translated from the coding sequence ATGGGTGGTAAAATGAAAGTCCCAAGGGCTCTGCTGGCTCTTACGCTATCCCTGGCATTCCTTGCCCTGCCTGTGGCATCGGCATCAGACTGGAAATTTGACAAGTCAAAGGTGCACTTCTACATGTACGGCCTCTCAACCTGCCCGCACTGCAGGAACATGAAGCAGCTGATCCCGGAAGTTTATGGCTCAGACAAGCTCACCTACTACGAGCTCAATGGAAACCAATACAACATTAGGGCTTTCAACAACATCTCCAGCCTAACGGGCATAACCGGTGTCCCGGCAATAGGGATAGTCTACGATGGCCAGCTCGTGGCCGTTATCGAGGGAGAATTCAACGTTTCAGCGACACCTGAGATCGTAAAGGCCGCCATTGACCGCAACGGCACAATACTCCTCGTCGGGGGGGGAGCCTACTTAATCCCCCACAACACCACAGGGGGTATGAACCTGACGAACGCGCTGTACGAGCTGTTTGTCAGGCCCACTGCCACTACAACCACTACCAGCAAGGGCGGTGGAGGAATCTGCGGGCCAGCGACAGTAATAGGCCTTTCGGCGATTCCCATCCTCCTGAGGAGGAGAAGGTAA
- a CDS encoding sugar phosphate isomerase/epimerase family protein — protein MEIGITVYPHFITKDKTLASILADVKIKDYDFVSIFPHALGLIVNGQVVEKKLQNVENTLRGVGIDYIIRMPTSMNLRDHIYHTRHFRVAKALADVAMKLEAKVIVMQSGKTGRLDLEIEAIQQLADMVEPFGIRIALENTYSVKDTLYVVDNVNRDNVGFALDVAHAFLSAQGDENKLLEDVKLGTDKTIILMVHDNFGKLFPQVEPEDALAYGVGDLHLLPGEGKIPFGKVLELFGDVPILLKVKDPEKFARVPTKKSLIETLTRI, from the coding sequence ATGGAGATAGGGATAACGGTTTATCCGCACTTCATCACGAAGGACAAAACGCTGGCCTCTATCCTTGCAGACGTTAAGATAAAGGACTATGATTTCGTGTCAATCTTTCCCCATGCTCTCGGCCTCATAGTCAACGGGCAGGTCGTTGAGAAGAAGCTCCAGAACGTCGAGAACACCCTCAGGGGGGTCGGCATAGACTACATAATTAGAATGCCCACCTCCATGAACCTCCGGGATCACATCTACCACACGAGGCACTTCCGCGTTGCCAAGGCACTGGCAGATGTGGCGATGAAGCTCGAGGCTAAGGTGATAGTCATGCAGAGCGGAAAAACTGGAAGGCTCGATCTCGAGATAGAGGCCATCCAGCAGCTCGCCGATATGGTGGAGCCCTTTGGCATAAGGATAGCCCTGGAGAACACCTACAGCGTCAAGGACACCCTCTACGTTGTGGACAACGTGAACAGGGACAACGTCGGCTTTGCCCTTGACGTTGCGCACGCCTTCCTAAGCGCCCAGGGCGACGAGAACAAGCTTCTGGAGGACGTAAAGCTCGGCACAGACAAGACGATAATCCTGATGGTCCATGACAACTTCGGAAAGCTCTTCCCGCAGGTTGAGCCCGAGGATGCTCTGGCTTATGGCGTCGGCGACCTGCACCTCCTGCCCGGGGAGGGCAAGATACCCTTTGGCAAGGTGCTCGAGCTCTTCGGGGATGTTCCAATCCTGCTCAAAGTGAAGGATCCTGAGAAGTTTGCCAGGGTGCCAACGAAGAAGAGCCTCATCGAGACTCTCACGCGCATTTGA
- the ftsY gene encoding signal recognition particle-docking protein FtsY, with the protein MLGKLREKLKRFTKQVEEKVEEEEKTVISGEEKKEEKAGLLDRLLQVEIKEKDVDEAIDELELELLEADVALEVVDELREKIKGKLVGKKVRIGSDKGKIIEEAVKEAVLEVLTPPRKIDLPEMIRSKEEKPFVIAFVGFNGGGKTTTIAKLAHWLKKQGFSVVVAASDTFRAGAIEQLEEHAKRVGVKVIKHSYGADPAAVAYDAIQHAKARGIDVVLIDTAGRNELNRNLMDEMKKIVRVTKPDLVIFVGDSLAGNSIIEQARQFNEAVRIDGVILTKLDADSRGGAALSISHAIGAPILFVGVGQGYDDLKPFDEKWFVDLIFGEE; encoded by the coding sequence ATGTTAGGAAAGCTCAGGGAGAAGCTCAAGAGGTTCACAAAACAGGTGGAGGAGAAAGTCGAGGAAGAGGAGAAGACCGTCATCTCCGGGGAGGAAAAGAAAGAAGAAAAGGCCGGCCTTTTGGACAGGCTCCTCCAGGTGGAGATAAAGGAAAAAGACGTGGATGAGGCAATAGATGAGCTGGAGCTCGAGCTCCTTGAAGCGGACGTTGCCCTTGAGGTTGTTGATGAGCTCAGGGAAAAGATAAAGGGGAAGCTCGTTGGCAAAAAGGTTAGAATCGGATCGGACAAAGGGAAGATCATTGAAGAGGCCGTGAAAGAGGCCGTTCTTGAAGTCCTCACGCCCCCGAGGAAGATCGACCTCCCTGAAATGATCCGATCAAAGGAGGAGAAGCCCTTCGTGATAGCCTTCGTGGGCTTCAACGGGGGTGGAAAGACCACCACCATAGCGAAGCTCGCCCACTGGCTTAAAAAGCAGGGTTTCAGCGTCGTTGTAGCGGCCAGCGACACGTTCAGGGCGGGGGCTATAGAGCAACTCGAGGAACACGCTAAAAGAGTTGGTGTCAAGGTGATAAAGCACTCCTACGGGGCTGATCCGGCCGCTGTAGCATATGACGCTATCCAGCACGCGAAGGCCAGGGGGATAGATGTGGTTCTCATCGACACGGCTGGAAGGAACGAGCTCAACAGGAACCTCATGGACGAGATGAAGAAGATAGTGCGCGTCACAAAGCCCGACCTGGTGATCTTCGTCGGCGATTCTCTGGCAGGAAACTCGATAATAGAGCAGGCGAGGCAGTTCAACGAGGCCGTTAGAATAGACGGGGTTATCCTCACAAAGCTCGACGCTGACTCCCGCGGCGGCGCGGCGTTGAGCATAAGCCACGCAATTGGGGCCCCGATACTCTTCGTTGGCGTCGGTCAGGGCTACGATGACCTGAAACCCTTCGACGAAAAGTGGTTTGTAGATCTCATCTTCGGCGAGGAATGA
- a CDS encoding MFS transporter — MEATKNMEYDLAYAKRAMLVVVLLFGKLGDMYGKKKMFLIALGFYTTGVILNGFAPSFQWLLVTRAVQGFGMAIFPLAFSLVREEFPPKMVPQVQGMISAMFGVGMVIALPLGAWVTQNWGWRWTYHSAAPFAVLMFFLAWKVLRESRYINPGKVDWVGTVLLAFAVVPMLVGVTRAPEVGWTARETLVLFSVTVVSALLFVLWEKGAENPLVPIGIISTRNPAIVNVGIMFAAFGISMMSQANTYIFQMMPPYGFGKTILQSGLLMTPMALVMLIVAPIAGKLLPKVGAKPVALTGALTASVGLGILAKYAPQLPPDHLWAFVGLITLVGTGINLMNISLINVLVFSVPPRAMGVATGANSLFRNFGSTWGPAIASTIMSTYYILFHPPGAPPGVQIKIPTTKAYEVLFGTSAVVFLLLALLILAIREVMKGGRIHGVENEGEKDVLA, encoded by the coding sequence ATGGAAGCCACGAAGAACATGGAGTACGACCTGGCCTACGCAAAAAGGGCCATGCTCGTTGTGGTCCTCCTCTTCGGAAAGCTCGGCGACATGTACGGTAAGAAGAAGATGTTTTTAATAGCCCTTGGCTTCTACACGACAGGAGTCATCCTCAACGGCTTCGCACCGAGCTTCCAGTGGCTCCTCGTGACGAGGGCAGTTCAGGGATTTGGCATGGCCATCTTCCCGTTGGCCTTCTCTTTGGTCAGGGAAGAGTTCCCCCCGAAGATGGTCCCGCAGGTTCAGGGAATGATAAGCGCGATGTTCGGCGTTGGTATGGTAATAGCTCTACCACTCGGTGCGTGGGTAACCCAGAACTGGGGCTGGCGCTGGACTTACCACTCGGCGGCGCCCTTCGCGGTGCTCATGTTCTTCCTCGCCTGGAAAGTGCTCAGGGAAAGCCGCTATATCAACCCTGGAAAAGTTGACTGGGTCGGGACAGTTCTGCTGGCCTTTGCCGTCGTCCCGATGCTCGTCGGAGTCACGAGGGCACCTGAAGTGGGGTGGACGGCCAGGGAAACGCTCGTCCTCTTCAGTGTAACGGTAGTCAGCGCCCTCCTCTTCGTCCTCTGGGAGAAGGGGGCAGAGAACCCGCTGGTACCAATTGGGATAATCTCCACAAGGAATCCGGCGATAGTCAACGTCGGGATAATGTTTGCCGCCTTCGGCATCTCCATGATGAGCCAGGCGAACACCTACATCTTCCAGATGATGCCACCCTACGGTTTCGGGAAGACCATACTCCAGAGCGGCCTCCTGATGACCCCCATGGCCCTCGTCATGCTCATCGTTGCCCCAATAGCCGGAAAGCTCCTGCCGAAGGTGGGCGCAAAGCCAGTCGCCCTGACAGGGGCCCTCACGGCAAGCGTTGGCCTGGGAATCCTGGCCAAATACGCTCCACAGCTGCCGCCCGACCACCTCTGGGCCTTCGTTGGACTCATAACGCTCGTTGGAACGGGGATAAACCTCATGAACATCTCCCTGATCAACGTGCTTGTCTTCAGCGTCCCGCCGAGGGCCATGGGAGTAGCAACCGGGGCGAACAGCCTCTTCAGGAACTTCGGTTCAACGTGGGGGCCGGCCATCGCCAGCACAATCATGAGCACATACTACATCCTCTTCCACCCGCCGGGGGCTCCGCCAGGTGTTCAGATCAAGATCCCTACTACAAAAGCCTACGAGGTGCTCTTCGGAACCTCGGCGGTGGTCTTCCTGCTCCTGGCCCTGCTGATCCTGGCCATCAGGGAGGTCATGAAGGGCGGAAGGATCCACGGGGTGGAGAACGAGGGGGAGAAAGATGTGTTGGCATGA